Proteins co-encoded in one Spirosoma endbachense genomic window:
- a CDS encoding PQQ-dependent sugar dehydrogenase, whose protein sequence is MKNSILLTLAGTSLTLASFGQTTTDTRNSLPPVETKEPNSAYKSAFPGQTRIAGVKSATNYEGKVLTEALKSPWGITSLPDGRLLITEKEGTMRIVTPAGKVGEAITGIPKVNPSGQGGLLGVRVDPAFETNRMVYWVFSEPLPEGNLTAVAKGKLSADEKKIEGATVIYEAKPAYKGNLHYGGRILIDKDGNLLISTGERSDKVTRPQAQSLNSGLGKVIRITKEGKPAPGNPFTGQAGARPELYSYGHRNVQSLAFDPATGDLWEAEFGPRGGDELNHIKPGKNYGWPTITYGIEYSGEKVGDAIQQKEGLEQPVYYWDPVVSPSGMTFYNSDHIPEWKNNLFIGTLSGMHILRLIIKNDKVVGEERLLSADFQRFRDITQGKDGALYAITDQGRLYRVDKK, encoded by the coding sequence ATGAAAAACAGTATTCTACTAACCCTGGCGGGCACCTCGCTAACGTTAGCATCCTTTGGCCAAACGACGACTGATACCAGAAATTCTCTTCCTCCCGTAGAAACCAAGGAACCAAATTCAGCCTATAAATCTGCATTTCCAGGCCAAACCAGAATTGCAGGGGTAAAATCAGCTACCAATTACGAAGGGAAAGTATTGACAGAAGCGCTTAAGAGTCCCTGGGGCATTACGAGCCTGCCAGATGGGAGACTGCTCATTACAGAAAAAGAAGGCACGATGCGCATCGTCACGCCAGCGGGTAAAGTAGGAGAAGCCATTACTGGCATTCCGAAGGTTAATCCCTCCGGCCAGGGCGGACTTCTGGGTGTTCGGGTTGATCCAGCTTTTGAGACAAACCGAATGGTATACTGGGTGTTTTCGGAACCCCTTCCTGAGGGAAATCTGACGGCGGTTGCCAAGGGAAAATTGTCGGCAGATGAAAAAAAGATTGAAGGAGCAACGGTCATTTATGAGGCAAAACCAGCTTATAAAGGTAATCTGCATTACGGCGGCCGGATTCTGATCGATAAAGATGGCAATCTGCTGATTAGCACTGGAGAGCGTTCGGATAAAGTAACACGCCCACAGGCTCAGTCGCTCAATTCGGGTCTGGGAAAAGTCATCCGAATTACCAAAGAAGGTAAACCCGCTCCCGGCAATCCATTTACAGGCCAGGCGGGAGCTAGACCAGAGTTGTATTCCTATGGGCATCGGAACGTTCAAAGCCTTGCTTTTGATCCAGCAACGGGCGATCTGTGGGAAGCTGAATTCGGTCCGAGAGGGGGTGATGAACTCAATCATATTAAACCCGGCAAGAATTATGGCTGGCCGACCATTACCTACGGGATCGAATATAGTGGTGAAAAAGTGGGCGATGCCATTCAGCAAAAAGAAGGACTTGAACAACCCGTTTATTATTGGGATCCGGTCGTATCGCCCAGTGGTATGACGTTCTACAATAGTGACCACATTCCTGAATGGAAGAACAACCTTTTTATTGGGACGCTGAGCGGGATGCACATCCTGCGGCTTATCATTAAAAATGATAAAGTAGTGGGCGAAGAACGATTATTGTCGGCTGATTTTCAGCGTTTTCGTGATATCACTCAGGGTAAGGATGGTGCCTTGTATGCCATTACAGACCAGGGTCGGTTATATCGAGTCGATAAAAAATAA